Proteins found in one Aquibium microcysteis genomic segment:
- the ccmI gene encoding c-type cytochrome biogenesis protein CcmI, with protein sequence MVFWIVLGLLTVIASLAIILPLAGSRREVAGAREHDLEVYRDQLAEIERDAERGLIGVDEAAQARAEIGRRILKLDASGEGEGHTARANTLVRGLAMAAVVAVPVTSWGLYSAIGSPDMAGQPLAERLAKDPASSTIDELVARAEAHLRANPEDGRGWDVVAPIYLRLERAGEAATAFRNAIRLQGDSAQRWTGLGEALMAGAGGVVTADAAAAFERAAVLDPADPRPRFFLATAKAQEGDLAGAADDLGALLSTLEADSPWRPVVEQTLAQATAEAQRRAAAAPGPSSEDVEAAAALSDAERADMIQVMVERLDERLRQNPQDAEGWQRLVRSYLVLDRRTDARDALARGVTALGADTQQARDLTAFAAGLGLGDEQQ encoded by the coding sequence ATGGTGTTCTGGATCGTCCTCGGGCTGCTCACGGTCATCGCGAGCCTCGCCATCATCCTTCCGCTCGCCGGCTCGCGCCGCGAGGTGGCGGGCGCGCGCGAGCATGACCTCGAAGTCTATCGCGACCAGCTGGCCGAAATCGAGCGCGACGCCGAACGCGGGCTGATCGGCGTGGACGAGGCGGCCCAGGCGCGCGCCGAGATCGGCCGCCGTATCCTGAAGCTCGACGCGTCTGGCGAGGGCGAGGGGCATACGGCGCGCGCGAACACGCTGGTGCGCGGGCTCGCGATGGCGGCGGTCGTCGCGGTACCGGTGACGAGCTGGGGCCTCTACTCCGCGATCGGATCGCCGGATATGGCCGGCCAGCCGCTCGCCGAAAGGCTCGCCAAGGATCCCGCGTCGTCCACGATCGACGAACTCGTCGCCCGTGCCGAAGCCCATCTGCGCGCGAATCCCGAGGATGGCCGCGGCTGGGACGTGGTGGCGCCGATCTATCTCAGGCTCGAGCGGGCGGGCGAAGCGGCGACCGCCTTCCGAAACGCGATCCGGCTGCAGGGCGACAGCGCGCAGCGCTGGACGGGCCTCGGCGAAGCGTTGATGGCGGGTGCCGGCGGCGTGGTCACGGCCGATGCGGCCGCGGCCTTCGAACGGGCGGCCGTGCTCGATCCCGCCGACCCGCGGCCGCGGTTCTTCCTTGCGACGGCAAAGGCCCAGGAGGGTGACCTCGCCGGGGCGGCCGACGACCTCGGCGCGCTCCTGTCGACGCTCGAGGCGGACTCGCCCTGGCGGCCGGTCGTGGAACAGACGCTGGCGCAGGCCACCGCAGAGGCGCAGCGCCGCGCAGCGGCGGCCCCCGGTCCGTCGAGCGAGGACGTGGAGGCGGCCGCGGCACTTTCCGATGCGGAGCGTGCGGACATGATCCAGGTCATGGTCGAGCGGCTCGACGAGCGGCTAAGGCAGAACCCGCAGGACGCCGAAGGGTGGCAGCGCCTCGTCCGTTCCTACCTCGTGCTCGACCGCAGGACGGATGCACGCGATGCACTGGCCCGCGGCGTCACGGCGCTCGGCGCCGACACGCAACAGGCCCGCGACCTGACGGCCTTCGCCGCCGGGCTCGGGCTCGGGGATGAGCAACAATGA
- the ccmE gene encoding cytochrome c maturation protein CcmE: MKRKRKRLTIIAGGLTFLGAAAGLTFYALGEKSSYFYMPADLAGASIAPGQRIRLGGLVEEGSVERGGGTRVAFGVEDGAGKVKVVYDGILPDLFREGQGVVTEGALGTDGVFVADSVLAKHDETYMPKEVADSLKAQGVWQPE, from the coding sequence ATGAAACGAAAGCGAAAACGCCTGACCATCATCGCCGGCGGGCTGACCTTCCTCGGTGCGGCTGCCGGCCTGACCTTCTATGCCCTGGGCGAGAAGTCGTCCTATTTCTACATGCCTGCGGACCTCGCTGGAGCCAGCATCGCGCCCGGCCAACGCATCCGGCTCGGCGGGCTGGTCGAGGAGGGTTCGGTCGAGCGCGGCGGCGGCACCCGCGTCGCCTTCGGCGTCGAGGATGGCGCCGGCAAGGTCAAGGTGGTGTATGACGGTATCCTGCCGGATCTGTTCCGCGAGGGGCAGGGCGTGGTGACGGAAGGCGCGCTCGGTACCGACGGCGTCTTCGTCGCCGACAGCGTGCTGGCCAAGCACGACGAGACCTACATGCCGAAGGAAGTGGCCGACAGCCTCAAGGCGCAGGGCGTCTGGCAGCCGGAATAG
- a CDS encoding heme lyase CcmF/NrfE family subunit encodes MVETGHFALVLAFVLSLVQFVLPLIGARTGDARLMATAGPVAVTGFAMTAISFAALTIAYILSDFSVLNVVQNSHSQKPMLYKITGTWGNHEGSMLLWVLILTFFGALVASFGRNLPATLRANVLAIQGLIGAAFFLFIIATSNPFIRVDPAPVEGQDLNPILQDVGLAIHPPLLYLGYVGFSVCFSFAIAALIEGRIDAAWARWVRPWTLAAWIFLTGGIAMGSYWAYYELGWGGFWFWDPVENASFMPWLAGTALLHSAIVMERRSALKIWTLLLAIMAFSLSLLGTFLVRSGVLTSVHAFATDPARGVFILMILVFFIGGALMLFAWRAQTLTPGGIFAPISREGSLVLNNLFLSTAVTTVLVGTLYPLVLESITGEKISVGEPFFNLTFGPLMVPLLLAVPFGPLLAWKRADLWAASQRLFFAFGGAVLVMLVTYAFVDRASVLAAFGIGLGTWLVLGALTDLAAKSGIGSVPPRVAFRRFTGLPRSAHGTALAHLGVGLTTLGVVAVMSLQTEHILTMKPGESVRVAGYDLRFEGLQPYRGPNYTEDQGRFLLLDSDGRTLTEIVSSKRIYPARQMPTTEAGIATRGVSQVYVALGDAVDDGGIVVRIWWKPLVTLIWLGCVVMMVGGTLSLLDRRLRVGAPAKRRKRLAAAETAA; translated from the coding sequence ATGGTCGAGACCGGACATTTCGCGCTCGTGCTGGCCTTCGTGCTGTCGCTGGTGCAGTTCGTGCTGCCGCTGATCGGCGCGCGGACCGGCGACGCCCGGCTGATGGCGACGGCGGGGCCGGTGGCGGTGACCGGCTTCGCGATGACGGCGATCTCGTTCGCCGCTCTGACGATCGCCTACATCCTGTCCGACTTCTCGGTCCTGAACGTGGTCCAGAACTCGCACTCGCAGAAGCCGATGCTCTACAAGATCACCGGCACCTGGGGCAACCACGAGGGCTCGATGCTGCTGTGGGTGCTGATCCTGACCTTCTTCGGAGCGCTGGTGGCGTCCTTCGGGCGCAACCTGCCGGCGACGCTGCGCGCCAACGTGCTGGCGATCCAGGGTCTCATCGGCGCCGCCTTCTTCCTGTTCATCATCGCCACGTCGAACCCGTTCATCCGGGTGGACCCGGCACCGGTCGAGGGGCAGGACCTCAATCCGATCCTGCAGGACGTGGGCCTGGCGATCCATCCGCCGCTTCTCTACCTGGGCTATGTCGGCTTCTCTGTCTGCTTTTCCTTCGCCATCGCGGCACTGATCGAGGGCCGGATCGACGCGGCCTGGGCGCGCTGGGTGCGGCCATGGACGCTGGCCGCCTGGATCTTCCTGACCGGCGGCATCGCCATGGGTTCATACTGGGCCTATTACGAACTCGGCTGGGGCGGCTTCTGGTTCTGGGATCCGGTCGAGAACGCCTCCTTCATGCCATGGCTCGCCGGGACCGCGCTGCTGCATTCGGCGATCGTGATGGAACGGCGCTCGGCGCTGAAGATCTGGACGCTGCTGCTCGCCATCATGGCCTTCTCGCTGTCGCTGCTCGGCACCTTCCTGGTGCGCTCGGGTGTGCTGACCTCCGTCCATGCCTTCGCGACCGACCCCGCCCGCGGCGTCTTCATCCTGATGATCCTCGTCTTCTTCATCGGCGGAGCGCTGATGCTGTTCGCATGGCGGGCGCAGACGCTGACGCCCGGCGGCATCTTCGCGCCGATCTCGCGCGAGGGTTCGCTGGTGCTCAACAACCTGTTCCTGTCGACGGCGGTGACGACGGTGCTGGTCGGCACGCTCTATCCGCTGGTGCTGGAATCGATCACCGGCGAGAAGATTTCCGTCGGCGAGCCCTTCTTCAACCTGACCTTCGGTCCGCTGATGGTGCCGCTGCTGCTGGCCGTCCCCTTCGGCCCGCTGCTCGCCTGGAAGCGCGCCGATCTGTGGGCCGCTTCGCAGCGTCTGTTCTTCGCCTTCGGCGGTGCGGTGCTGGTCATGCTGGTGACATACGCCTTCGTCGACCGGGCGTCGGTGCTGGCGGCCTTCGGCATCGGGCTCGGCACCTGGCTGGTTCTCGGTGCCCTGACCGATCTCGCCGCAAAGTCCGGCATCGGCAGCGTTCCGCCTCGCGTCGCCTTCCGCCGTTTCACGGGACTGCCCCGTTCGGCGCATGGCACCGCGCTCGCCCATCTCGGCGTTGGGCTGACGACGCTCGGCGTCGTGGCCGTCATGTCGCTGCAGACCGAGCACATCCTGACCATGAAGCCGGGCGAGAGCGTCAGGGTTGCCGGATACGATCTGCGCTTCGAGGGGCTGCAGCCCTATCGCGGCCCGAACTACACCGAGGATCAGGGTCGCTTCCTGCTGCTCGATTCCGACGGCCGGACGCTGACGGAGATCGTCTCGTCGAAGCGCATCTATCCGGCGCGGCAGATGCCGACGACCGAAGCCGGCATCGCCACCCGAGGCGTCAGCCAGGTCTATGTGGCGCTGGGCGACGCCGTCGACGACGGCGGCATCGTCGTGCGCATCTGGTGGAAACCCCTGGTGACGCTGATCTGGCTCGGCTGCGTGGTGATGATGGTGGGCGGCACGCTCTCGCTGCTCGACCGGCGTCTGCGCGTCGGGGCGCCGGCGAAGCGCCGGAAGCGGCTCGCCGCGGCGGAGACCGCGGCATGA
- a CDS encoding cytochrome c-type biogenesis protein gives MTGLLRPLLAALLVALAVAMSAGAARAVLPDEVLDDPALEARARELSTHLRCLVCQNQSIDDSNAELARDLRVLVRERLVAGDSDDEVIDFVVARYGEFVLLKPRMNLRNLALWATPVVVIGAGAVFLVTRRRRRAGPGDRLSADEEARLGKILEETDRAG, from the coding sequence ATGACGGGCCTTCTGCGCCCGCTGCTGGCGGCCTTGCTCGTGGCCCTGGCGGTCGCCATGTCGGCCGGGGCGGCCCGCGCGGTGCTGCCAGACGAGGTGCTCGACGATCCGGCGCTGGAGGCGCGGGCGCGCGAACTCTCGACGCATCTGCGCTGCCTCGTCTGCCAGAACCAGTCGATCGACGATTCGAACGCCGAACTGGCGCGCGACCTGCGCGTCCTGGTGCGCGAGCGGCTGGTGGCGGGAGACAGCGACGACGAGGTGATCGATTTCGTCGTCGCGCGCTACGGCGAATTCGTGCTGCTGAAGCCGCGCATGAACCTGCGCAATCTCGCGCTGTGGGCGACGCCCGTGGTGGTGATCGGCGCCGGCGCCGTCTTCCTGGTGACGCGCCGTCGGCGCAGAGCGGGACCCGGCGACCGGCTGTCGGCCGACGAGGAGGCGCGTCTCGGCAAGATTCTGGAAGAGACCGACAGAGCCGGCTGA
- a CDS encoding bifunctional alpha/beta hydrolase/OsmC family protein: MQPMTSRASFSGHSGASLAARLDMPDGRVRAFALFAHCFTCSKDLLAVRRIAADLARAGIAVLRFDFTGLGSSEGEFASTNFSSNVADLLAAADWLRENHAAPALLIGHSLGGAAMLAVAADIPEARAVVTIGAPADADHVLANFGADLETIEREGQALVTLAGRGFRIARQFVEDVRGVRLAERIRAMRKPLLILHSPLDETVGIDNATAIFIAARHPKSFVSLDRADHLLTRAEDAAFAASVIAGWASRYLDADTPQGEAPVEHVRVTETGEGKFQNAVQAGRHRLFADEPVSAGGLDTGPSPYDFLSIALGACTSMTLRMYADFKKLPLGRVSVDVSHAKVHSRDCEDCTDEERGSGRRIDRFERVISIEGELPAELADKIEEIAGKCPVHRTLEGHSKVRTVVRAR, encoded by the coding sequence ATGCAGCCGATGACCAGCCGCGCGAGCTTTTCGGGCCATTCCGGCGCGAGCCTTGCCGCACGCCTCGACATGCCGGACGGGCGGGTGCGGGCCTTCGCGCTGTTCGCCCACTGCTTCACCTGCTCGAAGGACCTCCTTGCCGTCCGCCGCATCGCGGCCGACCTCGCCCGCGCCGGCATCGCCGTTCTTCGTTTCGATTTCACCGGCCTCGGCTCGAGCGAAGGCGAATTCGCCTCGACCAACTTCTCGTCCAACGTCGCCGACCTGCTGGCGGCGGCCGACTGGCTGCGGGAGAACCACGCCGCACCCGCGCTCCTGATCGGCCATTCCCTGGGCGGCGCGGCCATGCTGGCGGTGGCGGCCGACATTCCGGAAGCGCGCGCCGTGGTGACCATCGGCGCGCCGGCCGACGCCGACCACGTGCTGGCGAATTTCGGTGCGGACCTCGAGACGATCGAGCGCGAGGGACAGGCCCTTGTGACGCTGGCGGGGCGCGGCTTCCGCATCGCCCGGCAATTCGTCGAGGACGTGCGCGGCGTGCGCCTCGCCGAGCGCATCCGGGCGATGCGCAAGCCGCTGCTGATCCTGCATTCGCCGCTCGACGAGACGGTGGGCATCGACAACGCGACGGCGATCTTCATCGCCGCGCGTCATCCCAAGAGCTTCGTATCGCTCGACCGGGCCGACCATCTGCTGACCCGCGCCGAGGACGCGGCCTTCGCCGCCTCCGTCATCGCCGGCTGGGCGTCTCGCTACCTGGATGCTGACACGCCTCAGGGCGAAGCACCGGTCGAGCACGTCCGCGTGACGGAGACGGGCGAGGGCAAGTTCCAGAACGCCGTCCAGGCGGGCCGGCACCGGCTCTTCGCGGACGAGCCGGTCTCGGCCGGCGGGCTCGACACCGGTCCGTCGCCTTACGATTTCCTGTCGATCGCACTCGGCGCCTGCACGTCGATGACGCTGCGCATGTATGCGGACTTCAAGAAGCTCCCGCTCGGCCGCGTCAGCGTCGACGTCAGCCATGCCAAGGTCCACTCCAGGGACTGCGAGGACTGCACCGACGAGGAACGCGGCTCGGGCAGGCGCATCGACCGCTTCGAACGCGTGATCTCGATCGAGGGCGAGCTGCCGGCGGAACTTGCAGACAAGATCGAGGAGATCGCGGGGAAGTGCCCGGTGCACAGGACGCTCGAGGGTCACTCGAAGGTGAGGACAGTGGTTCGGGCACGATAG
- a CDS encoding Do family serine endopeptidase: MNSPFSPKSTAGKRFAAAAASVAIASAIGLGAVTSGTVPVFAQAVRVETQQQPGFADVVEKVSPAVVSVRVKAKMQPAAAGPEGMFGQGFENLPDDHPMKRFFREFRGFENGPRAERNRPERARPVSQGSGFFISEDGYLVTNNHVIDGGSEFTVVMDDGTEIGATLVGSDPRTDLALLKVDEERTFTYVTFADDSKVRVGDWVVAVGNPFGLGGTVTAGIISARGRDIGAGPYDDFIQIDAAVNRGNSGGPAFNLNGEVVGINTAIFSPSGGNVGIAFAIPASTARDVIASLRTSGTVERAWLGVQIQPVTEEIAESLGIKGTDGALVSQPQADSPAMKAGVEPGDIIVKVDGKAIKSPRELARTIGNMQPGVSAELTVLRDGTEQTVTVKLGEMPGMEQQASLDQSEEQGSVLEGFGLTVTPSEDGAGVVVTDVLAGSDAADRGIQAGDVITSVNSQSVTSAAAVEKAVSDASKAGRKAVLFQIKRDDTNRFVALPVQQG; the protein is encoded by the coding sequence ATGAACTCTCCATTCTCCCCCAAGTCGACCGCCGGCAAGCGCTTTGCAGCCGCCGCCGCATCGGTCGCGATCGCATCGGCGATCGGCCTCGGCGCCGTGACGAGCGGAACCGTCCCCGTGTTCGCGCAGGCCGTCCGCGTCGAGACGCAGCAGCAGCCGGGCTTCGCCGACGTCGTCGAGAAGGTCTCGCCGGCCGTCGTTTCCGTGCGCGTGAAGGCCAAGATGCAGCCGGCGGCGGCCGGCCCCGAGGGCATGTTCGGCCAGGGCTTCGAGAACCTGCCGGACGATCATCCGATGAAGCGCTTCTTCCGCGAGTTCCGCGGCTTCGAGAACGGGCCGCGCGCAGAGCGCAACCGCCCGGAGCGCGCACGCCCGGTGTCGCAGGGGTCAGGCTTCTTCATCTCCGAGGACGGCTACCTCGTGACCAACAACCACGTCATCGACGGCGGCTCGGAATTCACGGTCGTGATGGATGACGGCACCGAGATCGGCGCGACGCTGGTCGGCTCCGACCCGCGGACCGATCTCGCTCTCCTGAAGGTCGACGAGGAACGCACCTTCACCTACGTGACCTTCGCCGACGATTCCAAGGTCCGTGTCGGTGACTGGGTGGTGGCGGTCGGCAATCCCTTCGGCCTCGGCGGCACCGTCACCGCCGGCATCATCTCGGCGCGTGGCCGCGACATAGGTGCCGGTCCCTATGACGACTTCATCCAGATCGATGCGGCGGTGAACCGCGGCAACTCGGGCGGACCGGCCTTCAACCTCAATGGCGAGGTCGTCGGCATCAACACCGCGATCTTCTCCCCCTCCGGCGGCAATGTCGGCATCGCCTTCGCGATCCCGGCGTCGACCGCGAGGGACGTGATCGCCTCGCTTCGGACGAGCGGAACGGTGGAGCGCGCCTGGCTCGGCGTCCAGATCCAGCCGGTGACCGAAGAGATCGCCGAATCGCTCGGGATCAAGGGGACGGATGGCGCGCTGGTCTCGCAGCCGCAGGCCGACAGCCCAGCGATGAAGGCCGGCGTCGAGCCGGGCGACATCATCGTCAAGGTCGACGGCAAGGCCATCAAGTCGCCACGCGAACTCGCCCGGACCATCGGCAACATGCAGCCCGGCGTCTCGGCGGAACTCACGGTCCTGCGCGACGGTACCGAGCAGACCGTCACGGTGAAGCTCGGCGAGATGCCCGGCATGGAGCAGCAGGCTTCGCTCGACCAGAGCGAAGAGCAGGGCAGCGTCCTGGAGGGCTTCGGCCTCACCGTGACGCCGTCCGAGGACGGCGCGGGCGTGGTCGTGACCGACGTGCTGGCGGGCAGCGACGCCGCCGATCGCGGTATCCAGGCCGGCGACGTGATCACCTCCGTCAACTCCCAGTCCGTGACCAGCGCAGCGGCCGTCGAGAAGGCGGTCAGCGATGCGTCGAAGGCGGGCCGCAAGGCGGTGCTGTTCCAGATCAAGCGGGACGACACCAACCGCTTCGTCGCGCTGCCGGTTCAGCAGGGCTGA
- a CDS encoding response regulator transcription factor, with translation MKILVIEDDREAADYLQKALAEAGHTAHVAADGDSGFTLADEGDYDVLVVDRMLPRRDGLSLIAGLRARGSETPVLILSALGEVDDRVTGLRAGGDDYLTKPYAFSELLARVEVLKRRSGGKDVETMYRAGDLELDRLSHTVRRAGRDIPLQPREFKLLEYLMRHAGRVVTRTMLLENVWDYHFDPQTNVIDVHVSRLRGKIEKGFDKPLLHTIRGAGYMLKAD, from the coding sequence ATGAAGATTCTCGTCATCGAAGACGACCGGGAGGCTGCGGACTATCTGCAGAAGGCGCTGGCCGAGGCCGGCCATACCGCCCATGTCGCTGCCGACGGCGATTCCGGCTTCACGCTGGCCGACGAGGGCGACTACGACGTGCTGGTCGTCGATCGCATGCTGCCGCGCCGCGACGGGCTGTCGCTGATCGCCGGCCTGCGGGCACGCGGCTCGGAAACGCCGGTGCTGATCCTCTCGGCGCTTGGCGAGGTGGACGACCGGGTGACCGGGCTCAGGGCCGGCGGGGACGACTACCTGACCAAGCCCTATGCCTTCAGCGAGCTGCTTGCCCGCGTCGAGGTGCTGAAGCGGCGCTCCGGCGGCAAGGACGTCGAGACGATGTACCGGGCCGGCGACCTGGAACTCGACCGGCTGTCGCACACCGTGCGCCGCGCCGGCCGCGACATCCCGCTGCAGCCGCGCGAGTTCAAGCTGCTCGAATACCTGATGCGGCATGCCGGGCGGGTGGTGACGCGCACGATGCTGCTGGAAAACGTCTGGGACTATCATTTCGACCCGCAGACCAACGTCATCGACGTGCACGTGTCGCGCCTTCGCGGCAAGATCGAGAAGGGCTTCGACAAGCCGCTGCTGCACACCATCCGTGGCGCCGGCTATATGCTGAAGGCCGACTGA
- a CDS encoding sensor histidine kinase — protein sequence MRTTAARLSALYLLLFGVCAIGLVVYMTSVSVRILVTQTQETINEESMSLVRAYERGGLPFLVRVVEQRARQPGANLYLIADPNGRILSGNVESLEPGVLETVGWTTRPFFYKRYGERGPLQPPPEDANAPAPGAQPPHAAMALVLRLPNQLIMLVGRDLGEPERFRSVVQRALILALGTMGLGAFLIWYFVGRTALRRIDSVSEASRRIMGGDLTGRLPVTGAGDEFDRLSENLNAMLARIAVLNEGLKQVSDNIAHDLKTPLTRLRSRAETTLSSARGEGEYRAALEATIAESDQLIRTFNAILMISRLEAGYSAEQTETLDLTQVVADVVELYEPLAEESGVALETSIDGYLAVDGNRELLAQALSNVVDNAIKYCAGHAEAPLVRVTATRAGGDVRIEISDNGPGIAPEDRGRATERFVRLEQSRSQPGSGLGLSLAKAVMSFHQGALALGDAAPGLKVIMTVPVRRGAA from the coding sequence ATGAGGACGACGGCCGCCCGGCTGTCCGCACTCTATCTGCTGCTCTTCGGCGTCTGCGCCATCGGCCTGGTGGTCTACATGACCTCGGTCTCGGTGCGGATCCTCGTCACCCAGACGCAGGAGACGATCAACGAGGAATCGATGAGCCTCGTGCGCGCCTACGAGCGCGGCGGCCTGCCGTTCCTCGTGCGCGTGGTCGAGCAGCGCGCGCGCCAGCCGGGCGCCAACCTCTATCTCATCGCCGATCCGAATGGCCGCATCCTGTCGGGCAACGTCGAGAGCCTCGAACCGGGCGTGCTGGAGACCGTCGGCTGGACCACGCGTCCCTTCTTCTACAAGCGCTACGGCGAGCGCGGTCCGCTGCAGCCGCCTCCCGAAGACGCAAATGCACCCGCGCCCGGAGCGCAGCCGCCGCACGCGGCCATGGCGCTGGTGCTGCGCCTGCCGAACCAGCTGATCATGCTCGTGGGTCGCGACCTCGGCGAGCCCGAACGCTTCCGCAGCGTCGTGCAGCGCGCCCTGATCCTGGCGCTCGGCACGATGGGCCTCGGCGCGTTCCTGATCTGGTACTTCGTCGGACGCACCGCACTGCGGCGGATCGACAGCGTGTCCGAGGCGAGCAGGCGCATCATGGGCGGCGACCTGACGGGTCGCCTGCCGGTGACCGGCGCCGGCGACGAATTCGACCGCCTCTCGGAGAACCTGAACGCCATGCTGGCGCGGATAGCCGTGCTCAACGAGGGCTTGAAGCAGGTCTCGGACAACATCGCCCACGACCTCAAGACGCCCCTGACCCGCCTGCGCAGCCGCGCCGAGACGACGCTGTCGAGCGCCCGGGGCGAGGGGGAGTATCGCGCGGCGCTCGAAGCGACGATCGCCGAGTCCGACCAGCTGATCCGCACCTTCAACGCCATCCTGATGATCTCGCGCCTGGAGGCGGGCTACTCGGCCGAGCAGACCGAGACGCTCGACCTGACGCAGGTCGTGGCCGACGTCGTCGAACTCTATGAGCCGCTGGCGGAGGAAAGCGGCGTGGCGCTGGAGACCAGCATCGACGGATATCTCGCCGTGGACGGCAACCGGGAACTCCTGGCGCAGGCCTTGTCAAACGTGGTCGACAACGCCATCAAGTACTGCGCCGGGCATGCCGAGGCACCGCTCGTACGCGTGACGGCGACCCGCGCGGGAGGAGACGTGCGTATCGAGATTTCCGACAATGGCCCCGGCATCGCGCCGGAGGATCGCGGCCGGGCCACGGAGCGCTTCGTGCGCCTGGAACAGAGCCGTTCGCAGCCGGGGTCGGGCCTGGGACTGAGCCTGGCCAAGGCCGTGATGAGCTTCCATCAGGGTGCGCTTGCGCTCGGCGATGCCGCGCCCGGTCTGAAGGTGATCATGACGGTTCCGGTCCGGCGGGGTGCGGCGTGA